The following proteins come from a genomic window of Desulfocurvibacter africanus subsp. africanus DSM 2603:
- a CDS encoding radical SAM protein has protein sequence MPRLIAFRHPRSRRGSATRRILPVFLPQHGCPGRCRFCSQRLQTGLDRKPLAEHHAQLAAELDRLHRTGSQPLEIGFYGATFTALPEPWPERFVALAASYMKQGLIARIRCSTRPDACDFSLLSRLRDLGLELVEIGVQTFDAEALARSGRGHGPAEALAGCRAVSVAGLALGLHLMPGLPGQSGAAFLRDVDTAVSLEPESVRLHPCLVLAGTPLAGDLTAGSYRPWGLARTINLLALALLRLWSRSVDVIRLGVAPEEAFVTSILAGPWHAALGQRAMSLALYLHVRSRAAALGLPARRLHLPRRYQSDVRGWRGELLPAWRKIGLEPEALVVWDREFFLLEA, from the coding sequence ATGCCGCGCCTGATCGCCTTCCGCCACCCCCGTTCGCGCCGCGGCAGCGCCACGCGCAGGATCTTGCCGGTATTCCTGCCGCAGCACGGCTGCCCCGGACGCTGTCGCTTCTGCTCCCAGCGGTTGCAAACCGGACTAGACCGCAAGCCTCTGGCCGAACACCATGCCCAACTGGCCGCCGAGTTGGATCGCCTGCACCGGACAGGCTCCCAGCCCCTGGAAATCGGCTTTTACGGCGCCACATTCACGGCCCTACCCGAACCGTGGCCCGAACGATTCGTGGCCTTGGCTGCATCCTACATGAAGCAGGGACTTATTGCACGCATCCGCTGCTCCACACGGCCAGATGCCTGCGATTTTTCTTTGCTGTCCAGATTGAGGGACCTGGGGCTAGAACTTGTCGAAATCGGCGTGCAGACCTTCGACGCCGAGGCGCTGGCTCGCTCCGGCCGTGGTCACGGACCAGCCGAGGCCCTGGCCGGCTGCCGGGCTGTCAGCGTGGCGGGCCTGGCTTTGGGTCTGCACCTCATGCCCGGCCTGCCCGGTCAATCCGGCGCCGCCTTCCTGCGCGACGTGGACACGGCCGTATCCCTGGAGCCCGAGAGCGTGCGTCTGCACCCTTGTCTCGTGCTCGCCGGCACCCCCCTAGCCGGGGATCTGACGGCCGGGAGCTACCGCCCTTGGGGCCTTGCGCGAACCATCAATCTGCTGGCCCTGGCCTTGCTGCGCCTGTGGAGTCGCTCCGTCGACGTCATTCGCCTGGGCGTCGCGCCCGAGGAGGCCTTCGTCACCAGCATCCTGGCCGGACCGTGGCATGCGGCCCTGGGCCAGCGCGCCATGTCACTTGCCCTGTATCTGCACGTCCGCTCGCGCGCCGCGGCTCTGGGCCTGCCAGCCAGGCGGCTGCACCTGCCGCGCCGCTACCAGAGCGACGTGCGCGGCTGGCGCGGCGAGCTGTTGCCGGCCTGGC
- a CDS encoding PAS domain S-box protein: MNSNVFPIVAIFVSAGGLQALESLLAGLPRNPGLALVVVMQGKWSSDASLHGILSAQARFPIICAGHGMAVQADTAYVISPSQSMKIEHGLLRLASSADEVLKPHPFDRFLRSLAVDRGPCAACVMLSGAGLDGIAGLRAIRAAGGLCLILEGGEIQDGLPRKAVQSGLADFVLPAASMGGTLLDLVSCRTRSRQGSQNDGPRLPDDAQSLAAIISAVQQAAGQDFSQYKHSTLLRRTHKRMLAVGAATLQDYARLVATDEDEARALKDDLLIGVTRFFRDHEAFDLLARRVLPEVLARSPQDDLVRIWCVGCSTGEEAYSVAMLFLEHMEQTGDKRGLQVFATDADFEGIEAARAGIYSAAAAADIGERRRRRFFMPEGEYFRVLPKLRDSIVFAVQDLLRDPPIMRIDLIVCRNMLIYLDSPAQKVAAQIFFQSLHPGGFLLLGPSETLGGCGELFQVEDKKWKLFKRRPSATLPKGALLTMPVRRIASIGSEQRVQLKPAEDLGLTLLRTLARRYGRPALLVGERNEILHSFGDLGPYLSFPEGEPTNSLFRTARPFLRPHLRAALHKCRKDRVPVALEDLHDDGSATPRFRLTVSPLEADGSPGVLLVVFEASERREESETLDQVRIAPTALGSNELVRRLEDQLRVTGEELQDMLARHESTHEELSAANEELISMNEELQSSNEELESSQEELQAMNEELYALNTELQAKVAELADLNSDIENLFRSTEIATIFLDQRLSIKRFTPRATDIFHLRQEDRGRPLFQLASLLESGQEDALAEDCRRALTELASIEKEVRSKPGRTFHVRISPYHSLANVIEGLVLIFVDITERKAMEEELRQHRDELERLVAERTNELATVNAALTALLADVETARNEAQQRARELDAAISSMTEGIMLFDQDKRLVKINQVAQDMFGYTKEMLALSLKDRAGPLLAETLDGQPVVFDSLPIMRAFGGETVRDMEIKYGIPGRSEPLYASVSAAPVQLPDGRQIGAIVTFADIGQRIKADRLLRASEERFRATFEQAAVGIAHRGPGGVFIQMNDRYCEIVGRSREELLGLKSQDITHPDDVDEDLELTGRLMSGQIGTYSREKRYLRKDGSPAWVSLSVSLVKGPDGEPVYAIAVVQDISARKQAEERAESVAKFPEQNPYPVLRFDRSGTLLYANKASRLLVGSPESPLGKTSGDLLETIRQAVRMGQRRDMEVFLDGSAYLLAIAPIPDQDYVNVYGMDVTALTRVQNALRESQADLDRAQTVAQTGSWRLDIRRNELIWSDETYRLFGIPHGTPLTYELFLSRVHPDDREQVATKWTAAIQGEAYDIEHRIVVAGAVKWVREVAELEFDGKGELLGGFGTVQDITDRKRMEQELILAKEKAEQRARIEERLAQAAQDLSTARDLESIMTVVRTSTRELTGADGVSFVLRDGDKCFYADEDAIEPLWKGQRFPMEMCISGWVMLNRQTAVIKDIYADPRIPMDTYRPTFVKSLAMVPVRSANPVAAIGAYWAAEHNPEPDAVRFLQSLADLTSVAMDNVRLYDELRQWADALEAQKEVAEQATRAKSEFLANMSHEIRTPMNGILGMNELALMRVNDAQAREYLLLAKKSGLALLDIINDILDLSKIEAGKIALDQEPFDLRDVLDSTLKPLSLGADEKGLHIHHTLEDCAPERLIGDKGRLRQVLTNLVSNAVKFSEQGVVRVTVSSNGEASSPDRTQLLFTVADQGIGIPPDKLASIFESFAQLKSSAHIKYGGTGLGLTICRQLVELMGGSIWAESEVGKGSTFFFTIECDVAQEEEPKAETGRPQKALQKRRLKVLLAEDNKVNQLLAMELLRRKGHTVSLAENGREALDKLSADSFDLVLMDVLMPEMDGDEAAKRIRAGEAGDPKIPIVALTAYALKGDREKLLDAGMDDYLSKPIDLEEFDQVLERLFTTND, translated from the coding sequence ATGAATAGCAACGTCTTTCCCATCGTAGCCATCTTTGTTTCCGCTGGCGGACTGCAAGCCCTGGAGTCGCTCCTGGCTGGCCTGCCACGAAATCCGGGCTTGGCCCTCGTGGTCGTCATGCAGGGCAAATGGAGCTCGGATGCCTCCCTGCACGGAATCTTGAGCGCGCAGGCTCGCTTTCCAATAATCTGCGCCGGGCACGGCATGGCAGTGCAGGCCGATACGGCCTATGTCATATCGCCAAGCCAAAGCATGAAGATCGAGCACGGTCTCCTGCGCCTGGCGTCATCGGCGGACGAGGTCTTGAAGCCGCACCCGTTCGATCGGTTCTTGCGCTCGCTAGCCGTGGATCGCGGGCCATGCGCGGCCTGCGTCATGCTTTCCGGCGCGGGCCTGGACGGTATCGCAGGTCTGCGTGCGATACGCGCCGCCGGGGGGTTGTGCCTGATCCTGGAAGGGGGCGAGATCCAAGACGGCCTGCCGCGCAAGGCTGTCCAGTCCGGTCTGGCAGATTTCGTCCTGCCTGCGGCGAGCATGGGCGGAACGCTCCTTGACCTCGTCTCTTGCCGAACTCGCAGCCGGCAAGGCAGCCAAAACGACGGCCCGCGGTTACCAGACGACGCGCAGAGCCTAGCCGCCATCATATCGGCCGTTCAACAAGCCGCGGGGCAGGATTTCTCCCAGTACAAGCACAGCACGTTGCTCCGGCGCACGCACAAGCGCATGCTGGCGGTCGGGGCGGCCACGCTGCAGGACTACGCCCGCCTCGTGGCCACGGATGAGGATGAAGCCAGAGCGCTCAAGGACGACCTGCTCATCGGCGTCACGAGGTTCTTCCGCGACCACGAGGCATTTGATCTTCTCGCCAGACGGGTCTTGCCCGAGGTCCTTGCCCGCAGCCCGCAAGACGATCTGGTCCGCATATGGTGCGTTGGCTGCTCCACGGGAGAGGAGGCCTATTCAGTGGCCATGCTGTTCCTGGAGCACATGGAGCAGACCGGAGATAAACGCGGGCTACAGGTCTTCGCAACGGATGCCGACTTCGAAGGCATCGAGGCCGCGCGTGCCGGAATCTACTCCGCTGCCGCGGCGGCGGACATAGGCGAGCGGCGCCGCAGGCGCTTCTTCATGCCAGAAGGCGAATACTTCCGCGTCCTCCCGAAACTGCGCGACTCGATAGTTTTCGCCGTGCAGGATCTGCTGCGCGATCCGCCCATCATGCGCATCGACCTGATCGTTTGCCGCAACATGCTCATCTACCTGGACAGCCCGGCCCAGAAGGTCGCGGCGCAGATATTCTTCCAGTCGCTGCATCCGGGCGGCTTCCTTCTGCTTGGGCCGTCGGAGACACTGGGGGGTTGCGGCGAGCTGTTCCAGGTCGAGGACAAAAAATGGAAACTCTTCAAGCGCCGGCCTTCGGCCACGCTTCCCAAGGGTGCGCTGCTGACCATGCCGGTCCGGCGCATCGCCTCCATCGGGAGCGAGCAACGCGTTCAGCTTAAGCCGGCCGAGGATCTCGGCCTGACGCTGTTGCGCACGCTTGCGCGGCGATACGGCCGTCCGGCGCTGCTGGTCGGCGAACGCAACGAGATCCTGCACTCTTTTGGGGATCTTGGCCCCTATCTGAGCTTTCCGGAGGGCGAGCCGACAAACTCCCTGTTCCGCACCGCGCGGCCGTTCCTGCGGCCGCACCTCCGCGCTGCGCTGCATAAGTGCCGCAAGGACAGGGTGCCGGTCGCGCTTGAAGACCTGCATGACGATGGTTCCGCCACTCCGCGATTCCGGCTGACGGTTTCGCCTCTGGAGGCCGACGGTTCGCCAGGGGTGCTGCTGGTGGTCTTCGAGGCGTCCGAGAGACGCGAGGAGAGCGAAACGCTCGATCAAGTGCGTATCGCTCCCACGGCGCTTGGCAGCAACGAACTCGTGCGCCGCCTGGAGGATCAACTGCGGGTGACGGGAGAGGAACTCCAGGACATGCTCGCCCGGCATGAGTCCACGCATGAGGAGCTGAGCGCGGCCAACGAGGAGCTCATCTCCATGAACGAGGAACTGCAGTCCTCCAACGAGGAGTTGGAAAGCTCACAGGAAGAACTGCAGGCCATGAACGAGGAGCTCTATGCGCTAAATACCGAGCTTCAGGCCAAGGTCGCCGAGTTGGCCGATCTCAATTCAGATATCGAGAATCTCTTCCGCAGCACGGAGATAGCCACGATCTTCCTGGATCAACGCTTATCCATCAAACGCTTCACGCCTCGGGCCACGGACATCTTCCACCTGCGGCAGGAAGACCGCGGCCGGCCTTTGTTCCAATTGGCGAGCCTGCTGGAAAGCGGCCAGGAGGATGCCCTGGCGGAGGATTGCCGCCGCGCCTTAACTGAGCTGGCCAGCATCGAAAAGGAGGTTCGCTCCAAGCCCGGCCGGACCTTCCATGTTCGGATATCCCCATATCACTCGCTGGCGAATGTGATCGAGGGCCTGGTCCTGATCTTCGTTGATATTACCGAACGCAAAGCCATGGAGGAGGAACTGCGCCAGCACCGTGACGAGCTGGAACGCCTGGTGGCCGAGCGCACTAACGAACTGGCCACGGTCAACGCAGCGCTCACGGCCCTGTTGGCCGACGTCGAAACGGCCAGGAACGAGGCGCAGCAGCGGGCGCGAGAACTCGATGCGGCCATCTCCTCCATGACTGAAGGCATCATGCTCTTCGACCAGGACAAGCGGCTCGTCAAGATCAACCAGGTCGCCCAGGACATGTTCGGCTACACGAAAGAGATGCTGGCTCTTTCTCTAAAAGACAGAGCCGGCCCCCTGCTCGCGGAGACACTTGACGGCCAGCCTGTTGTTTTCGACTCGCTGCCGATCATGCGGGCCTTTGGTGGGGAAACCGTGCGGGACATGGAGATCAAGTACGGCATACCTGGCCGCAGCGAACCCCTGTACGCTTCTGTTTCAGCGGCCCCGGTCCAATTGCCCGACGGCAGGCAGATCGGAGCCATAGTCACCTTCGCGGACATCGGCCAGCGCATCAAGGCGGACAGGCTCCTGCGGGCAAGCGAGGAGCGCTTCCGGGCCACATTCGAGCAGGCCGCGGTCGGTATCGCACACCGCGGCCCCGGCGGCGTATTCATTCAAATGAACGACCGGTACTGCGAGATCGTCGGTCGTTCCCGTGAAGAGCTGCTGGGCTTGAAAAGTCAGGACATCACGCATCCCGACGACGTGGACGAGGATCTTGAACTGACCGGCCGCCTCATGAGCGGGCAAATCGGCACATACTCCAGGGAAAAGCGCTACCTGCGCAAGGACGGTTCCCCGGCCTGGGTCAGTCTCAGCGTCTCCCTTGTCAAGGGGCCTGACGGCGAGCCGGTCTACGCCATCGCCGTGGTGCAGGATATCTCAGCCCGAAAACAAGCCGAGGAACGTGCCGAAAGCGTGGCCAAGTTCCCGGAGCAGAATCCCTATCCCGTGCTCCGTTTCGACAGGAGCGGGACGCTGCTATACGCAAACAAGGCCAGCCGGCTGCTTGTGGGCTCCCCGGAATCCCCACTGGGAAAGACATCAGGCGACCTTCTGGAGACAATCCGGCAAGCGGTCAGAATGGGCCAACGGCGGGATATGGAGGTTTTCCTGGACGGCAGCGCCTATCTTCTGGCGATAGCGCCCATACCGGACCAGGATTACGTGAATGTATACGGCATGGACGTGACCGCGCTCACCAGGGTTCAGAACGCCCTGCGGGAGAGCCAGGCGGACTTGGATCGCGCCCAGACCGTGGCACAGACCGGAAGCTGGCGGCTCGATATCCGGCGAAACGAGCTGATCTGGTCCGACGAGACCTACCGCTTGTTCGGAATTCCCCATGGGACGCCGCTGACATATGAGCTGTTTCTGTCCCGAGTGCACCCCGACGACCGGGAGCAAGTGGCCACGAAGTGGACGGCCGCCATTCAGGGCGAGGCTTACGATATCGAGCACAGGATCGTCGTGGCCGGCGCAGTGAAGTGGGTCCGCGAGGTCGCGGAACTGGAGTTCGACGGGAAAGGCGAGCTGCTCGGCGGATTCGGGACAGTCCAGGACATTACCGACCGCAAGCGGATGGAGCAGGAACTCATCCTGGCCAAGGAAAAAGCCGAACAGCGGGCCAGGATCGAGGAAAGACTCGCTCAGGCCGCTCAGGACCTGTCCACGGCGCGCGACTTGGAGTCGATCATGACCGTCGTGCGCACGTCGACCAGGGAGTTGACCGGCGCGGACGGTGTTTCGTTCGTCCTGCGCGATGGAGACAAATGCTTTTACGCCGACGAGGACGCCATCGAGCCCCTGTGGAAGGGCCAGCGCTTTCCCATGGAAATGTGCATTAGCGGCTGGGTCATGCTCAACCGGCAGACCGCTGTGATCAAGGACATCTACGCCGACCCGCGCATCCCCATGGACACCTACCGGCCGACCTTCGTCAAGAGCCTGGCCATGGTGCCCGTGCGCAGCGCGAATCCCGTGGCCGCCATCGGCGCTTACTGGGCCGCCGAGCACAACCCCGAACCAGACGCGGTAAGATTCCTGCAATCCCTGGCGGACCTGACTTCCGTGGCCATGGACAACGTGCGGCTCTACGACGAGTTGCGGCAGTGGGCGGATGCGCTGGAGGCGCAGAAGGAGGTCGCCGAGCAGGCCACCAGGGCCAAGAGCGAATTCCTGGCCAACATGAGCCATGAAATCCGCACGCCCATGAACGGCATCCTCGGCATGAACGAACTCGCGCTGATGCGCGTAAACGATGCGCAGGCCAGGGAGTACCTGCTGCTGGCCAAGAAGTCCGGCCTGGCCCTCCTGGACATCATCAACGACATCCTGGACCTCTCCAAGATCGAAGCCGGCAAGATCGCTTTGGACCAGGAGCCCTTCGACCTGCGCGACGTTCTCGACTCCACGCTCAAGCCCCTGTCGCTGGGCGCGGACGAAAAAGGGCTGCACATCCATCATACCCTTGAGGACTGCGCGCCGGAGCGCCTGATCGGCGACAAGGGCCGTCTGCGGCAGGTGCTCACCAATCTCGTGAGCAATGCGGTCAAATTCTCCGAGCAGGGCGTGGTGCGGGTAACCGTAAGCAGCAACGGCGAAGCCTCGTCCCCGGACCGCACGCAACTGCTGTTCACGGTCGCGGACCAGGGCATCGGCATCCCTCCGGACAAGCTTGCCTCCATCTTCGAGAGCTTCGCCCAGCTCAAATCCTCGGCGCACATCAAGTACGGAGGCACGGGTTTGGGCCTGACCATCTGCAGGCAGCTCGTGGAGCTCATGGGCGGCAGCATCTGGGCCGAGAGCGAAGTCGGCAAGGGTTCGACCTTCTTCTTCACCATCGAATGCGACGTGGCGCAAGAAGAGGAGCCCAAGGCTGAAACAGGCCGTCCGCAAAAAGCGCTTCAGAAGCGCAGGCTAAAGGTGCTGCTGGCCGAGGACAACAAGGTGAACCAGCTTCTGGCCATGGAGCTGCTCCGGCGCAAGGGCCACACGGTCAGCCTGGCGGAAAACGGACGCGAAGCCCTCGACAAGCTTTCCGCGGATTCCTTCGACCTCGTGCTCATGGACGTGCTCATGCCGGAGATGGACGGCGACGAGGCCGCCAAGCGCATACGCGCGGGCGAGGCGGGCGATCCCAAAATTCCCATCGTGGCCCTGACCGCTTACGCCCTCAAGGGCGATCGCGAAAAACTATTGGACGCCGGCATGGACGATTATCTCTCCAAGCCCATCGACCTGGAGGAGTTTGACCAAGTACTGGAACGCCTGTTCACGACGAACGACTGA
- a CDS encoding response regulator yields the protein MIERVLLVDDDPVFLAVYQGVLSQHFQVQTAEGPERALALVRDQGPFAVIISDMHMPGMDGLSFLERIRHISPRTVKIMLTGLPDLQTAMAAVNVTGVFGFFSKECDSSELVDKVRAAIAEYRKRTVHSAETIPASEILTKEEKEFFFKKD from the coding sequence ATGATCGAACGCGTGCTCCTGGTGGACGACGATCCCGTATTCCTCGCCGTGTACCAGGGCGTCCTTTCCCAGCACTTCCAGGTGCAAACCGCCGAGGGCCCCGAGCGTGCCTTGGCGTTGGTGCGCGATCAAGGGCCATTCGCCGTGATCATCTCGGACATGCATATGCCCGGCATGGACGGCCTGTCCTTCCTGGAACGTATCCGGCACATCAGCCCGCGCACGGTGAAGATCATGCTCACCGGCCTGCCAGACCTGCAAACAGCCATGGCCGCGGTGAACGTAACCGGTGTTTTCGGCTTTTTCAGTAAAGAGTGCGACTCGTCGGAACTGGTGGACAAGGTGCGCGCGGCCATCGCCGAATACCGCAAACGCACGGTCCATAGCGCTGAAACTATTCCAGCTTCGGAAATCCTTACCAAGGAAGAGAAGGAGTTCTTCTTCAAGAAGGACTAG
- a CDS encoding integration host factor subunit alpha, producing MPNASQARSEASSLGERRLHLNKTLTKAEIVDYIYEKTDLNRAEIKAHVETLLDIMKQSIKRDHSLLISGFGKFEAYDKRARKGRNPQTNETITLPPRKVVVFRLSRKFRGELNGEELED from the coding sequence ATGCCCAACGCATCGCAAGCGCGGTCCGAAGCTAGCTCTCTGGGCGAGCGGAGACTGCACCTGAACAAGACGCTGACCAAGGCCGAGATCGTGGACTACATCTACGAGAAGACGGACTTGAACCGGGCCGAGATCAAGGCGCATGTGGAAACCTTGCTCGACATCATGAAGCAGTCCATAAAGCGCGACCATTCTCTGCTCATCAGCGGCTTCGGCAAGTTCGAGGCTTACGACAAGCGGGCTCGCAAGGGGCGCAACCCCCAGACCAACGAAACCATCACCTTGCCGCCGCGCAAGGTCGTGGTCTTCCGCTTGTCGCGCAAGTTCCGCGGCGAACTGAACGGTGAAGAGCTGGAGGATTAG
- a CDS encoding HIT family protein, with protein MRDEQCIFCRIAAGEVPCAKIYESERLLAFLDIAPSMKGHTLLVPKEHYRTLLDLPSDLGEEILAALKVVGRAVMEGTGADGLNFGVNTNAAAGQVVMHAHFHLIPRFAGDGLKLWGQTSYAGKEEMNDYAQRIASAVRS; from the coding sequence ATGAGGGACGAACAGTGCATCTTCTGCAGGATAGCGGCCGGCGAGGTGCCGTGCGCCAAAATCTACGAAAGCGAAAGGCTGCTGGCCTTTCTCGATATCGCACCCAGCATGAAGGGCCACACCTTGCTCGTTCCCAAGGAGCATTATCGTACCTTGCTCGATTTGCCCAGCGACCTGGGCGAGGAGATCCTTGCGGCGCTCAAGGTCGTGGGTAGGGCCGTCATGGAAGGGACCGGGGCGGATGGTCTCAACTTTGGCGTCAATACCAACGCCGCGGCAGGCCAGGTGGTGATGCACGCCCACTTCCACCTCATCCCGCGGTTCGCCGGCGACGGCCTCAAGCTCTGGGGCCAGACATCCTATGCCGGCAAGGAGGAGATGAACGATTATGCCCAACGCATCGCAAGCGCGGTCCGAAGCTAG
- a CDS encoding response regulator, whose product MTDSTRILIVDDDPLSLVAFGAMLEKHFPVDTATGPAQALERLEAHPPYAVVISDMYMPGMDGIDFLAEAGRLSPSTVKIMLTGHADLETAMAAVNKGHVFGFFSKTCQPQTLVTAVRKAVAEHHKHGARTGRPFSKGKLLTREEFDFLTSQ is encoded by the coding sequence ATGACGGACAGCACACGAATTCTCATCGTGGACGATGATCCGCTTAGCCTGGTCGCCTTCGGTGCCATGCTTGAGAAGCACTTTCCCGTGGACACGGCCACCGGTCCCGCCCAGGCCTTGGAGCGGCTCGAAGCGCACCCTCCCTATGCCGTCGTAATTTCGGATATGTATATGCCCGGTATGGACGGCATTGATTTCCTGGCCGAAGCCGGCCGTCTGAGCCCCAGCACGGTGAAAATCATGCTCACGGGGCATGCCGATCTGGAAACGGCCATGGCCGCAGTGAACAAGGGCCACGTATTCGGCTTCTTCAGCAAGACATGCCAGCCACAGACCCTGGTCACCGCCGTGCGCAAGGCCGTTGCCGAGCACCACAAGCACGGCGCGCGCACCGGCCGCCCTTTCTCCAAAGGCAAGCTGCTGACCAGGGAGGAGTTCGATTTCCTTACCAGCCAATGA
- a CDS encoding PilZ domain-containing protein, with protein sequence MKAKLLGILPWRRNADAAPAKDDVVSEAKAWFESAMEQGASLELLLPGEGDQMAAIHGTPYQLRQGRVYMEIREHGVCLSDLKNREAIGFMGVRRDGKLSFCRFSSNLLEAGVTKLGFRMAILELPRSMEVLSRSTLRIEPVESQSVCAELWAAKLLKSGQEGKLDEWGPADLVHSNEESQLRIMDMSASGMRLRLSPTVIRQKMMHGLSFQKGRRFFLRMRLWDGGQSWSAPLVLFAVIRSAAVADQGQTVDLGLQFIGMASQGGEGELLWSRLPADGVPVLTDWVFQRHLEQARLQASI encoded by the coding sequence ATGAAGGCCAAGCTCCTGGGCATTTTACCCTGGCGTAGAAACGCCGACGCTGCACCCGCCAAAGATGACGTGGTCAGCGAAGCCAAGGCTTGGTTCGAGTCGGCCATGGAGCAGGGCGCCTCCCTTGAACTGCTTTTGCCTGGCGAGGGCGACCAGATGGCGGCCATCCACGGCACGCCTTATCAGCTCCGCCAGGGGCGGGTCTACATGGAGATCAGGGAGCACGGCGTCTGCCTGAGCGATCTAAAGAACCGTGAAGCCATCGGCTTCATGGGCGTGCGCCGGGACGGCAAGCTGAGCTTCTGTCGTTTCTCCTCCAACCTGCTCGAGGCTGGTGTGACCAAGCTCGGATTCCGCATGGCCATCCTGGAGTTGCCCAGGAGCATGGAGGTCCTATCCCGCTCTACTCTGCGTATCGAGCCAGTGGAGAGTCAGAGCGTATGTGCCGAACTCTGGGCCGCCAAACTCCTCAAGTCCGGTCAGGAAGGCAAACTCGACGAATGGGGCCCGGCCGATCTCGTGCACTCGAATGAGGAATCACAACTGCGCATCATGGACATGTCCGCCAGCGGCATGCGCCTGCGCCTTTCGCCCACCGTCATCCGCCAGAAGATGATGCACGGCCTGTCTTTCCAAAAAGGCCGCAGGTTCTTCCTGCGTATGCGCCTGTGGGATGGAGGCCAGTCCTGGTCCGCCCCGCTGGTTTTATTCGCGGTCATCCGCAGCGCGGCCGTGGCTGACCAGGGCCAGACAGTGGACCTTGGTCTGCAGTTCATCGGTATGGCCAGTCAGGGCGGGGAAGGGGAACTGCTCTGGTCTCGCCTACCCGCGGATGGCGTGCCCGTGCTCACCGATTGGGTATTCCAGCGCCATTTGGAACAGGCCAGGCTGCAAGCTTCCATCTGA
- the ychF gene encoding redox-regulated ATPase YchF yields MALSIGIVGLPNVGKSTLFNALTKAQNAECANYPFCTIEPNKAVVPVPDERLNALAKLVKPQKVVHATVDFVDIAGLVKGASKGEGLGNKFLANIREGQAILHVVRCFDTGDVVHVDGSVDPLRDIETIDTELILADLQLVENRADRLAKQIKGDKKLQPVLDAAKALAEHLGKGEPAATFEGRETDAGKMLFNELGLITAKNVIYCCNVDEESLAEDNAHVTRVRELAAQRGAPVVKISAKVEEELVGMSDEEYLEFLTSFGVKESGLAQVIHTGYASLGLISYFTAGVKEVRAWTIRKGWKAPQAASVIHTDFERGFIRAEVIAYGDYMACGSESACRSKGLLRVEGKEYEVKDGDVMHFLFNV; encoded by the coding sequence ATGGCTCTGTCCATAGGCATCGTGGGCCTGCCCAATGTGGGCAAGTCCACACTTTTCAATGCACTCACCAAGGCCCAGAACGCCGAGTGCGCCAACTACCCCTTCTGCACCATCGAACCCAACAAAGCCGTTGTGCCTGTGCCGGACGAGCGGCTGAACGCGCTGGCCAAGCTGGTTAAGCCACAGAAGGTCGTGCATGCCACGGTGGACTTCGTCGACATCGCGGGCCTGGTAAAGGGCGCGAGCAAGGGTGAGGGCCTGGGCAACAAGTTCCTGGCCAACATCCGCGAGGGCCAGGCCATTCTGCACGTGGTGCGCTGTTTCGATACCGGCGACGTTGTGCACGTGGACGGCTCCGTGGACCCCCTGCGCGACATCGAAACCATCGATACCGAGCTGATCCTGGCCGACCTGCAGCTCGTGGAGAACCGGGCGGATCGCCTGGCCAAGCAAATCAAGGGTGACAAGAAGCTCCAACCCGTGCTCGACGCGGCCAAGGCCCTTGCCGAGCATTTGGGCAAAGGCGAGCCGGCCGCGACTTTCGAAGGCCGTGAGACCGACGCCGGCAAGATGCTCTTCAACGAGCTGGGCCTCATCACGGCCAAGAACGTCATCTACTGCTGCAACGTGGACGAGGAGAGCCTGGCCGAGGACAACGCCCATGTGACGCGCGTGCGCGAACTGGCGGCCCAGCGCGGCGCGCCGGTGGTCAAGATCTCGGCCAAGGTGGAGGAGGAGCTGGTGGGCATGTCCGACGAGGAATACCTTGAGTTCCTGACCTCCTTCGGGGTTAAGGAATCGGGCCTGGCCCAGGTCATCCACACGGGCTACGCTTCCTTGGGCCTCATCAGCTACTTTACCGCCGGCGTAAAGGAAGTCCGCGCCTGGACCATCCGCAAGGGCTGGAAAGCGCCCCAGGCCGCCAGCGTCATTCACACGGACTTCGAGCGCGGCTTCATCCGCGCCGAAGTCATTGCCTACGGAGACTACATGGCCTGCGGCTCCGAGTCGGCCTGCCGCTCCAAGGGCCTACTGCGCGTGGAAGGCAAGGAATATGAGGTTAAAGACGGCGACGTCATGCACTTCCTGTTCAACGTCTAA